In the genome of Dasypus novemcinctus isolate mDasNov1 chromosome 30, mDasNov1.1.hap2, whole genome shotgun sequence, one region contains:
- the LOC131276777 gene encoding olfactory receptor 7A17-like, with amino-acid sequence MEPENQTRVSEFILLGLSEDTEVQSLLFGLFLSMYLVTFTGNLLIILAIILDSHLHTPMYFFLSNLSFTDICFISTTVPKMLLNLQTESKIITYESCIIQMYFFPLFGQLDNSILTVMAFDRFVAICRPLHYTVIMNPQLCGTLLLASWLLSVLVSLLHGLMVLRLSFCTDLEIPHFFCEITQVVRLACSDTYLIDIVVYFETGLLGVIPITGILFSYSKIASSILRISTAGGKQKAFSTCGSHLSVVFLFYGTGVGVYLTSATTQNSRANAIASVMYTVVTPMLNPFIYSLRNKDIKQAFKKLRNIISIKVSFVSNSEKFP; translated from the coding sequence ATGGAACCAGAAAACCAAACACGTGTTTCAGAATTTATCCTCCTGGGGCTGTCAGAAGATACAGAGGTGCAATCCCTCCTCTTTGGGCTGTttctgtccatgtacctggtcaccttcactggaaacctgctcatcatcctggccatcatcttggactcccacctccacacacccatgtatttcttcctctctaacttatcttttacagatatctgtttcatctccaccactgtcccaaagatgctgctgaacttACAGACAGAAAGCAAAATTATAACTTATGAAAGCTGCATcatccagatgtattttttcccactttttggacaattagataactccaTCTTGACTGTGATGGCCTTTGAtcgctttgtggccatctgtcgccccctgcactacacagtcatcatgaacccccagcTCTGTGGCACTCTGCTACTggcatcctggttattgagtgttttagtCTCTCTTCTACATGGCTTAATGGTTTTgcgattgtctttttgtacagatttggaaatcccccactttttctgtgaaattaCTCAGGTGGTCCgacttgcttgttctgacacctacCTCATTGACATAGTTGTGTATTTTGAAACTGGACTTCTGGGTGTTATTCCAATCACTGGGattcttttctcttactctaagattgcatcctccattttgagaatttcaacagctGGGGGAAAGCAAAAAGCTTTTTCTACatgtgggtctcacctctcagtagtattcttgttttatggtacaggtgTTGGAGTGTATCTTACTTCAGCTACTacccaaaactcaagggcaaatgcaatagcctcagtgatgtacacagtggtcactcccatgttgaacccctttatctatagtcttagaaataaggacataaagcaggcctttaaaaagttGAGAAACATTATTTCTATAAAAGTATCATTTGtctcaaattcagaaaaattccCATGA